The sequence below is a genomic window from Streptomyces sp. V1I1.
CGATCCGCCAGGAACCCGGCCAGGCCAGCGTCTGTGCCATGTCCCGGAGGCGGACCGCCGACCAGCTGTAGCCCTCGCGGGCCAGCGCCGGGACCGCGTTCGGCCCGACGTGGACGCCGCCGTCGATGCCGCGGGTGAGGTGGACCCCGAGGAACGGGAAGGCCGGGTCCGGGACGGGGTAGACCAGGCCCCGGACCAGCTCGGGCCGCGTCAGCTCGTAGTACTCGCCCCGGAAGGGGACGATCCGCATCCCTGGCTCGTCGCCCGCCAGCCGTGCGACCCGGTCGCAGTGCAGTCCCGCGCAATTAACGAGCACCCGCGCCCTGATCACCGCCCCCGATGCCGTACGCACCGCGACGCCCCAGCTGCGGCGGTCGATCGCGGCGGCCTCCTCGCCGTACCTGATGTCCGCGTCGGACGCGGCCCCCAGCTGCGCCGCCACCGCCCCGAAGTCGCACACTCCGGTGGTGCCGACCCGGATCGCCGCGAGGCCCCGCACCTGCGGCTCGTACTCCACGATCTGGGCGGGGCCCAGCTCCCGCACCGGAATGCCGTTCTCCCGGCCGCGCTGGACCAGTGCGTGCAGCCGCGGCAGCTCGTCCCGGCCGGTGGCCACGATCAGCTTTCCGGTGACCTTGTGCTCGATGCCGTACTCCGCGCAGAACTTGACCATCTCGGCCGCCCCGCGCACCGCGAACCGAGCCTTGAGCGACCCCGGCCGGTAGTAGATCCCGCTGTGGATCACTCCGCTGTTCCGGCCGGTCTGGTGCCGCGAGGGACCGGGCTCCTTCTCCAGGACCGTCACCCGGGTGCCGGGAGCCGCGCGCGTGAGCGCATACGCAGTCGACAGGCCGACGATCCCGCCGCCGATCACCAGCACGTCACAGTCGAAACCATGCCCATGGCTCTGCCCGTAGCCATGCGCGAAGTCCTGCCCGGACGCCGTCACCGCGTCACCTCCCACCCCGATAGTGCACTGGCCCACTGACAATGCCCTTAAACCAGGTGAGCCGGGTTGCGCGCCATCGGCCAGTAGTCCTACGCCGGAGCCACCAGCAGCGGCCGGGCCCGCTCCCGCAGCTCCACCACCCTCGGCTCGTCGCCGTACGGCTCCAGCCGGTGCAGCAGATCCCGTACGTACTCCGTGGTCCGCGCCGAGGAGATCCGCCCCGCGACCTCCACCGCGCGCGTGCCCGCCGCGCACGCCGCGTCCAGGTTTCCCGACTCCAGTTCGGCGACGGCCGACACCACGAGCCGCAGCCCGTGCGAGCGCACGAACTCCTCCGTGGGCCGCGACAGTGCCTGCTCGGTGAAGCGCCGCACCTGGCGCGGCGCCTTCAGATCGCGGTAGCACTCGGCGGCGTCCGCGGCGAACCTGTCGTACGAGTAGAAGCCCAGCCAGGACGGGTCCGCGTCGCCCTCCCGCGAGCGCTCCAGCCAGCCCTCCGCCGCCTTCAGCGCGGCCCCCGACGCCGGCGCGTCGCTCGCCTTCGCATGCGCCCGCGCCTCCACCAGCCGGAAGAAGCTCATGGTGCGGGCGGTGGCGAGGCCGCGGTTGCGCTCCAGGGCCGCCTGCGCCAGGTCCACGCCCTCGTCCGCGAAGCCGCGGTACGTCGCCTGCAGCGACATCGAAGCCAGTACGTAGCCCCCCAACGGCACGTCGGCCGCCGCGCGGGCCAGCCGCAACGCCTGGATGTAGTACCGCTGCGCCGCCTCCTGCTGACCCGTGTCGAAGGCCATCCACCCGGCCAGCCGG
It includes:
- the lhgO gene encoding L-2-hydroxyglutarate oxidase encodes the protein MTASGQDFAHGYGQSHGHGFDCDVLVIGGGIVGLSTAYALTRAAPGTRVTVLEKEPGPSRHQTGRNSGVIHSGIYYRPGSLKARFAVRGAAEMVKFCAEYGIEHKVTGKLIVATGRDELPRLHALVQRGRENGIPVRELGPAQIVEYEPQVRGLAAIRVGTTGVCDFGAVAAQLGAASDADIRYGEEAAAIDRRSWGVAVRTASGAVIRARVLVNCAGLHCDRVARLAGDEPGMRIVPFRGEYYELTRPELVRGLVYPVPDPAFPFLGVHLTRGIDGGVHVGPNAVPALAREGYSWSAVRLRDMAQTLAWPGSWRIARRHWRYGAGELHRSLSRRAFATAVRRLLPVVTEDDLRPAPAGVRAQAVLRDGTLVDDFLIREAPRTVHVLNAPSPAATASLPIGREVARRALTALTGGSLAQSRR
- a CDS encoding MFS transporter, encoding MSREQRGPNEKLGTVLALAGISNAGLARRVNDLGTQRGLTLRYDKTSVARWVSKGMVPQGAAPHLIAAAIGAKLGRPVPLHEIGLADADPAPEVGLAFPRDVGEAVKSATELYRLDLAGRRAGSGGIWQSLAGSFAVSAYATPASRWLITPADSSVERSVDAAEDTPARVGHSDVAKLREAAEDARRWDSKYGGGDWRSSMVPECLRVDAAPLLLGSYSDEVGRALFGAAAELTRLAGWMAFDTGQQEAAQRYYIQALRLARAAADVPLGGYVLASMSLQATYRGFADEGVDLAQAALERNRGLATARTMSFFRLVEARAHAKASDAPASGAALKAAEGWLERSREGDADPSWLGFYSYDRFAADAAECYRDLKAPRQVRRFTEQALSRPTEEFVRSHGLRLVVSAVAELESGNLDAACAAGTRAVEVAGRISSARTTEYVRDLLHRLEPYGDEPRVVELRERARPLLVAPA